A single Zootoca vivipara chromosome 1, rZooViv1.1, whole genome shotgun sequence DNA region contains:
- the ARF6 gene encoding ADP-ribosylation factor 6, whose protein sequence is MGKVLSKIFGNKEMRILMLGLDAAGKTTILYKLKLGQAVTTIPTVGFNVETVTYKNVKFNVWDVGGQDKIRPLWRHYYTGTQGLIFVVDCADRDRIDEARQELHRIINDREMRDAIILIFANKQDLPDAMKPHEIQEKLGLTRIRDRNWYVQPSCATSGDGLYEGLTWLTSNYKS, encoded by the coding sequence ATGGGCAAGGTGCTGTCCAAGATATTTGGCAACAAGGAGATGCGGATCCTGATGCTGGGCCTGGACGCGGCGGGCAAGACCACCATCCTGTACAAACTGAAGCTGGGCCAGGCGGTCACGACGATCCCCACTGTGGGCTTCAACGTGGAGACTGTGACTTACAAAAACGTCAAGTTTAACGTGTGGGACGTTGGGGGCCAGGATAAGATCCGGCCGCTGTGGCGGCACTACTACACAGGCACCCAGGGCCTGATCTTTGTGGTGGACTGCGCTGACCGGGACCGCATTGATGAGGCCCGGCAGGAGCTCCACCGCATAATCAATGACCGAGAGATGCGGGATGCGATCATCCTTATCTTTGCCAACAAGCAGGACCTTCCTGATGCCATGAAGCCGCACGAGATCCAGGAGAAACTAGGCCTGACCCGAATCAGGGATAGGAATTGGTATGTTCAGCCGTCCTGTGCCACCTCGGGAGATGGACTCTACGAAGGGCTGACATGGTTAACATCTAACTATAAATCCTAa